One window from the genome of Haloprofundus halobius encodes:
- the purD gene encoding phosphoribosylamine--glycine ligase: MTETVLLIGGGGREHAIARSLASDCDLYACASNRNPGVVSLADGFERVDETDADAIADYAETVAATLAVVGPESALASGVVDALEERGVYAFGPRKMDARIETDKAFQRRFMVENDVPGCPDFETFHDIEGACAYIDQYDGDVAVKPAGLTGGKGVKVTGDQVTKEEAKEYLRTEKYEQVVIEERFVGEEFTVQALVANGDVRPTPAVQDHKRAYEGDEGPNTGGMGSYSDAGRTLPFMEEGDYEEAVDVLEAVVSALPDYRGVLYGQFMLTADGVRVVEFNARFGDPEAMNTLPVLETPFVDVLAAARDGEPLPGLDFSPTATVCKYAVPDGYPTNPEAGARIEVDEDNVGDGLLFYASVEERDDGLYTSTSRSFAVVGLGDTIAAAEAVAADALAAAGNGLRIRHDIGSAELVERRVEHMAELRTQ, from the coding sequence ATGACGGAGACGGTGCTTCTCATCGGCGGCGGCGGCCGCGAACACGCAATCGCCCGGTCGCTGGCGTCCGACTGCGACCTGTACGCCTGCGCGAGCAACCGAAACCCGGGTGTCGTTTCGCTCGCCGACGGCTTCGAGCGAGTCGACGAGACGGACGCGGACGCGATCGCCGACTACGCAGAGACGGTAGCGGCGACGCTCGCCGTCGTCGGTCCCGAGTCCGCGCTCGCGTCGGGCGTCGTCGACGCGCTCGAAGAACGCGGCGTGTACGCCTTCGGACCACGGAAGATGGACGCCCGCATCGAGACGGACAAGGCGTTCCAGCGCCGGTTCATGGTCGAAAACGACGTTCCCGGCTGTCCCGACTTCGAGACGTTCCACGACATCGAGGGCGCCTGCGCCTACATCGACCAGTACGACGGCGACGTGGCGGTCAAACCCGCCGGACTCACCGGCGGGAAGGGCGTGAAGGTGACCGGCGACCAGGTGACGAAGGAGGAGGCGAAAGAGTACCTCCGCACCGAGAAGTACGAGCAGGTCGTTATCGAGGAGCGCTTCGTCGGCGAAGAGTTCACCGTACAGGCGCTCGTCGCCAACGGCGACGTGCGGCCGACGCCCGCCGTTCAGGACCACAAGCGCGCCTACGAGGGAGACGAGGGTCCGAACACCGGCGGCATGGGCAGTTACAGCGACGCCGGGCGAACGCTTCCGTTCATGGAGGAGGGTGACTACGAGGAGGCCGTCGACGTGCTGGAGGCCGTCGTCTCGGCGCTTCCCGACTACCGAGGCGTCCTCTACGGCCAGTTCATGCTCACCGCCGACGGCGTCCGCGTCGTCGAGTTCAACGCCAGGTTCGGTGACCCTGAGGCGATGAACACGCTACCGGTACTCGAAACGCCGTTCGTCGACGTGCTCGCCGCCGCCCGCGACGGAGAACCGCTGCCGGGACTGGACTTTTCGCCGACGGCGACGGTCTGTAAGTACGCCGTCCCGGACGGATACCCGACGAATCCGGAAGCGGGCGCACGCATCGAAGTCGACGAGGACAACGTCGGCGACGGGTTACTGTTCTACGCGAGCGTCGAGGAGCGCGACGACGGACTGTACACGAGCACGTCTCGGTCGTTTGCAGTCGTCGGCCTCGGCGACACCATCGCGGCGGCGGAGGCAGTCGCGGCGGACGCGCTCGCGGCGGCGGGCAACGGTCTCCGAATCCGCCACGATATCGGGAGCGCGGAACTGGTCGAGCGGCGAGTCGAACACATGGCGGAGTTACGGACCCAATAA
- a CDS encoding acyltransferase — translation MSRRAKARSVTDAESRHDRLVRHPTPGPRNSLQSWTRARSPLVVARNYAAIVAARVSPSLRLKNWLLRRIGVTVGEGVSWGLESTPDVFWPDLVTVEDHAIIGYDATLLCHEFLQDEYRTGEVVVGERAMVGAGTVVLPGVHIGADAQVAANSLVAGDVPPGETVAGVPAEVVSRNGVDADQKANEDDTGADRKTSDDDSSQS, via the coding sequence ATTAGCCGCCGAGCGAAAGCACGCTCCGTGACGGACGCAGAATCACGGCACGACCGCCTCGTGCGCCATCCGACGCCCGGACCGCGAAACTCCCTCCAGTCGTGGACGCGCGCGCGCTCGCCGCTCGTCGTCGCCCGCAACTACGCCGCCATCGTCGCCGCACGCGTCTCGCCGAGCCTGCGGCTCAAAAACTGGCTCCTCCGACGCATCGGCGTCACCGTCGGCGAGGGCGTCTCGTGGGGGTTGGAGTCGACACCGGACGTGTTCTGGCCGGACCTCGTGACCGTCGAGGACCACGCGATAATCGGCTACGACGCGACGCTTCTCTGTCACGAGTTCCTCCAGGACGAGTACCGAACCGGCGAAGTCGTCGTCGGTGAGCGGGCGATGGTCGGCGCGGGCACAGTCGTCCTCCCGGGCGTCCACATCGGGGCGGACGCACAGGTGGCGGCGAACTCGCTCGTCGCCGGGGATGTGCCGCCTGGGGAGACGGTCGCGGGCGTCCCCGCCGAAGTGGTTTCCCGAAACGGCGTCGACGCCGACCAGAAAGCGAACGAGGACGACACCGGCGCCGACCGGAAAACGAGTGACGACGACTCGAGTCAGTCGTAG
- a CDS encoding thioredoxin domain-containing protein: MTDPTGRNRLDEEQSPYLRQHSDNPVNWQPWDDTALEAARERDVPIFLSIGYSACHWCHVMADESFEDDAVAEVLNEEFVPIKVDREERPDLDGVYQSICQLVSGRGGWPLSVWLTPDGRPFFVGTYFPPESRQGMPGFLDLLRDLSRSWEEDREEIENRADQWTAAVRDELEDTPDQPGELDDDLLGTAAQAALRSADREYGGFGAGGPKFPQPTRLDLLMRAYARTGRDQALGVVTETLDAMASGGLYDHVGGGFHRYATDREWTVPHFEKMLYDNAELPRVYLDAYRLTGRPRYATVAQETLAFVERELTHKKGGFYSTLDAQSEGEEGKFYVWTPDSVREAVDDETTGDLVCDRYGVTKSGNFEHGTTVLTLAESVSGLATKYDLDEDEVERRLMDAQTALYEAREERERPARDEKILAGWNGLMVSGFAAGARTLDPALAATGEKALSFLRENLWNDDERRLSRRFKSGDVKGSGYLEDYAFLARGAFDLYQATGDVDNLSFALDLARAIEAEFWDEDERTLYFTPESGETLVARPQERRDQSTPSSLGVAVSVLLDLDHFAPDAEFGHVAEEVLSTHANRLRGSPLEHGSLVLAAEKRNRGALELTVAADDLPADWWEALASRYLPATILTQRPKTDGELKQWLDALDLDEIPPIWAGREAVDDDPTVYACENFTCSPPQTDVRSALDWALEN; the protein is encoded by the coding sequence ATGACCGACCCGACGGGCCGAAACCGCCTCGACGAGGAACAGTCTCCGTACCTCCGGCAGCACTCGGACAACCCCGTCAACTGGCAGCCGTGGGACGACACGGCGCTCGAAGCGGCCCGCGAGCGCGACGTGCCCATCTTTCTCTCCATCGGCTACTCGGCCTGCCACTGGTGTCACGTGATGGCCGACGAGAGCTTCGAGGACGACGCCGTCGCCGAGGTGCTCAACGAGGAGTTCGTTCCCATCAAGGTCGACCGCGAGGAGCGCCCCGACCTCGACGGCGTCTACCAGAGCATCTGCCAGCTCGTCTCCGGGCGCGGCGGGTGGCCGCTCTCGGTGTGGCTCACGCCCGACGGTCGCCCCTTCTTCGTCGGGACGTACTTCCCGCCCGAGTCTCGCCAGGGAATGCCCGGTTTTCTCGACCTGCTTCGGGACCTCTCGCGGTCGTGGGAGGAGGACCGCGAGGAGATCGAGAACCGCGCCGACCAGTGGACCGCCGCCGTCCGCGACGAGTTGGAAGACACCCCAGACCAACCGGGCGAACTCGACGACGACCTGCTCGGCACGGCGGCGCAGGCGGCACTCCGTAGTGCGGACCGCGAGTACGGCGGGTTCGGAGCCGGCGGACCGAAGTTCCCCCAGCCGACGCGCCTCGACCTCCTGATGCGAGCGTACGCCCGAACCGGCCGCGACCAGGCGCTCGGCGTCGTCACCGAGACGCTGGACGCGATGGCCTCGGGAGGTCTGTACGACCACGTCGGCGGCGGCTTCCACCGCTACGCTACGGACAGAGAGTGGACCGTTCCGCACTTCGAGAAGATGCTGTACGACAACGCCGAACTCCCGCGCGTCTACCTCGACGCCTACCGACTCACGGGTCGCCCTCGGTACGCGACGGTCGCTCAGGAGACGCTCGCGTTCGTGGAGCGCGAACTCACGCACAAAAAAGGGGGATTCTACAGCACGCTCGACGCCCAGAGCGAGGGCGAGGAGGGCAAGTTCTACGTCTGGACCCCCGACTCGGTGCGCGAGGCGGTCGACGACGAGACGACGGGCGACCTCGTCTGCGACCGCTACGGCGTCACGAAGAGCGGGAACTTCGAGCACGGTACAACTGTACTGACGCTCGCCGAGAGCGTGAGCGGTCTCGCCACGAAGTACGACCTCGACGAGGACGAGGTCGAACGACGATTGATGGACGCGCAGACGGCGCTGTATGAGGCCCGCGAGGAGCGCGAACGCCCCGCCCGCGACGAGAAGATTCTCGCCGGCTGGAACGGCCTGATGGTCTCGGGGTTCGCGGCGGGCGCGCGGACGCTCGACCCCGCGCTCGCCGCAACCGGCGAGAAGGCGCTCTCGTTCCTCCGTGAGAACCTCTGGAACGACGACGAGAGACGGCTCTCGCGGCGGTTCAAGTCCGGCGACGTGAAGGGCTCGGGCTATCTCGAAGATTACGCGTTCCTCGCCCGCGGCGCGTTCGACCTGTACCAGGCGACCGGCGACGTCGACAACCTCTCGTTCGCGCTCGACCTCGCGCGGGCCATCGAAGCGGAGTTCTGGGACGAAGACGAGAGAACGCTGTACTTCACGCCCGAGAGCGGCGAGACGCTCGTCGCGCGTCCGCAGGAGCGCCGCGACCAGTCGACGCCGTCGAGTCTCGGCGTTGCGGTCTCCGTGCTCCTCGATTTGGACCACTTCGCGCCCGACGCCGAGTTCGGTCACGTCGCCGAGGAGGTGCTCTCGACGCACGCGAACCGTCTCCGGGGGAGTCCGCTCGAACACGGGTCGCTCGTCCTCGCCGCCGAGAAGCGCAACCGAGGGGCGCTCGAACTCACCGTCGCCGCCGACGACCTCCCCGCGGACTGGTGGGAGGCGCTGGCGAGTCGATATCTCCCGGCGACGATTCTAACCCAGCGACCGAAGACGGACGGCGAACTGAAACAGTGGCTGGACGCACTCGACCTCGACGAGATACCGCCCATCTGGGCCGGACGTGAGGCCGTCGACGACGACCCGACGGTGTACGCCTGCGAGAACTTCACCTGTTCGCCGCCACAGACGGACGTTAGATCGGCGTTGGATTGGGCGCTGGAGAACTGA
- a CDS encoding mechanosensitive ion channel domain-containing protein → MTEMQTQLGQIYDAVPPRIWLALGVLALGVMLSIIVGAVNRRLLERAGLAGVIEGTGFERLAQGLGTSTIAIVAQLSTYFLIGLTIVVALTVADVGYTDTFWTRLVAFLPRLFVALLILIIGILIGDKVELLVAERLRGVKLPEIGLLPTLAKYSVFYLAVLVALSQVRINTLALVVLLAAYAFALVVFASLAFKDMLSSAAAGIYLLLNQPYTIGDRVRLGEQSGIVQEIDMLVTRVETDNREYIIPNRAVFEEGIVRVYD, encoded by the coding sequence ATTACTGAGATGCAGACACAGCTTGGTCAGATATACGACGCGGTCCCCCCGCGCATCTGGCTCGCACTCGGCGTGCTCGCGCTCGGCGTCATGCTGAGCATCATCGTCGGGGCGGTCAACCGCCGCTTGCTGGAACGGGCGGGGTTGGCGGGCGTCATCGAGGGAACCGGCTTCGAACGTCTCGCGCAGGGTCTGGGCACCTCCACCATCGCTATCGTCGCTCAGCTCAGCACGTACTTTCTTATCGGTCTCACCATCGTCGTCGCGCTCACCGTCGCCGACGTCGGGTACACCGACACCTTCTGGACGCGCCTCGTCGCGTTTCTGCCGCGGCTGTTCGTCGCGCTGCTCATCCTCATCATCGGCATCCTCATCGGCGACAAGGTGGAGCTACTGGTCGCCGAGCGTCTCCGCGGCGTCAAACTTCCCGAAATCGGCCTCCTCCCGACGCTCGCGAAGTACAGCGTCTTCTATCTCGCCGTGCTCGTTGCGCTCAGTCAGGTCCGAATCAACACCCTCGCGCTCGTCGTCCTCCTCGCCGCCTACGCGTTCGCGCTCGTCGTCTTCGCGTCGCTGGCGTTCAAGGACATGCTCTCGTCGGCGGCGGCGGGCATCTATCTGCTGTTGAACCAGCCGTACACCATCGGCGACAGAGTTCGACTCGGCGAGCAGTCCGGCATCGTCCAGGAGATCGACATGCTCGTCACGCGTGTCGAAACCGACAACCGCGAGTACATCATCCCCAACCGCGCCGTCTTCGAAGAGGGTATCGTCCGCGTCTACGACTGA
- a CDS encoding GNAT family N-acetyltransferase translates to MGHVSPQSKATPAEDGYIIRRYEPADRDQFLDLYEEVFEKPRTPEWFDWRYGGPHTDEVRMFLAEKDGEIVGAEPFISFEIRGGDESVSALQPADAMVHPDHRRNGLLTRITEAAIDYYTDDGPSFIFNFPNQAAIGAFLKLGWVQVGEVATAYRIQKPSAFLKSDRAQRMGPFADLLFAAGHRARDAATLAAARHGGDDDVTVTRHAEIPAKRLAALYESATPPRLHAPRTEAFYNWRFANPQWDTAAYSAKRDGEIVASIVACTQATRGITTTKILDALPMVDPEAESEAFDRLLRVAIADHDYADAVAVAEDTVPPKVLSRLNFLRNDSFPMSIRGSPTPVVARPLVPEDEAQWTVGGRHLADRNDWRLSFAEQDTSV, encoded by the coding sequence ATGGGACACGTATCGCCTCAAAGTAAAGCGACACCGGCCGAGGACGGCTACATCATCCGCCGGTACGAGCCCGCCGACCGTGACCAGTTCCTCGACCTCTACGAGGAAGTGTTCGAGAAGCCTCGCACGCCCGAGTGGTTCGACTGGCGCTACGGCGGCCCACACACCGACGAAGTCCGGATGTTTCTCGCCGAGAAAGACGGCGAAATCGTCGGCGCCGAGCCGTTCATCTCGTTCGAGATTCGTGGCGGCGACGAGTCGGTGTCGGCCCTCCAACCCGCGGACGCGATGGTCCATCCCGACCACCGACGGAACGGTCTCCTGACGCGCATCACCGAAGCGGCCATCGACTACTACACCGACGACGGCCCGTCGTTCATCTTCAACTTCCCAAACCAGGCCGCCATCGGCGCGTTCCTCAAACTCGGCTGGGTTCAGGTCGGCGAGGTAGCGACGGCGTACCGCATCCAGAAACCGTCTGCCTTCCTCAAATCCGACCGCGCGCAACGTATGGGGCCGTTTGCGGACCTCCTCTTTGCGGCCGGCCACCGCGCTCGCGACGCGGCAACGCTCGCTGCCGCTCGCCACGGCGGCGACGACGACGTGACGGTCACGCGTCACGCCGAGATCCCCGCAAAGCGTCTCGCCGCCCTCTACGAGTCGGCGACCCCGCCGCGCCTCCACGCGCCGCGAACGGAGGCGTTCTACAACTGGCGCTTCGCGAACCCGCAGTGGGACACCGCCGCCTACTCGGCGAAGCGTGACGGCGAGATCGTCGCGAGCATCGTCGCCTGCACGCAGGCCACCCGCGGCATCACGACGACGAAGATTCTCGACGCGCTGCCGATGGTCGACCCCGAGGCCGAGAGCGAGGCGTTCGACCGACTCCTCCGCGTCGCCATCGCCGACCACGACTACGCCGACGCCGTCGCCGTCGCCGAGGACACGGTGCCTCCGAAGGTGCTCTCTCGCCTCAACTTCCTCCGCAACGACAGCTTCCCGATGTCGATCAGGGGGTCCCCGACGCCGGTCGTCGCCCGACCGCTCGTCCCCGAGGACGAAGCGCAGTGGACCGTCGGCGGACGCCACCTCGCCGACCGCAACGACTGGCGTCTCTCGTTCGCCGAACAGGATACGAGCGTCTGA